One window of the Sporomusaceae bacterium genome contains the following:
- a CDS encoding molybdopterin-dependent oxidoreductase — MGLSRRTFIKTGLAGAALGACGALPPVSKWLRTSDAADDPKEKVAYTYHPPNCGGRCSFKCTVKDGKLVKLEANEWPDKRHSLICLRGLSELERVYSPDRIKKPLKRVGERGEGKFVEISWDEALTTVANKLKELKDKHGGKSIYLKASSGVEHPMFSLATKLGAQFTNHAGIDIGISGGLNQVTGAGLFGPMNNEVTDWVNSKTILLIGNNFLETSMTDAQFFYDAKEAGCKIISIDPSYSTTTTRCDQWISLRPGTDTALIMALINQVFVNKWYNEEYLRKNSTAPFLIREDDKKLFKIGDKFQVWDKNSGSFQPYDAPGIQPELEGDFAADGVKLQTVFAALKEHTKNNTPAWAAKITEVPEQVIKDLAKQYATGGPAVVAWGWGGPDKWYHADSLGRAAGILAALTGNIGRIGGGVGAANHHLPGYFAPFRGWPLPKDKGFAPAKPEMPATDFPQKPNSVRAVIIQGNTLNQWLGNAHQTAAWLKKLDLVVVVDIFHNDTVNYADIVLPTCTNFEMEYDSYNLQVRRNHIMMMQKVIDPLFESKTDFRIELELAAKLGLDQYLPKTPEDLNRARLKDPAPPLKGITVETLKANRYIQRLNAPMEPFRSNMNQVYATPTKKIELYSQMLLPFNAGFPSYEEPQEASPHNPLFKKYPLQFSQAHTRYRAHSSFANARWITQIIKEPKVEMNPRDAKPRGLNNGDLVEVFNDRGKFQARYQATPDMRPGSIRVSEGWWSKYFAAGNLQNVTNNANNPRGYPLIHGPVIPFNDTLVEVKKAGGAK; from the coding sequence ATGGGATTATCTAGGCGGACCTTCATCAAAACGGGTCTGGCCGGGGCAGCCTTGGGAGCGTGCGGGGCACTGCCGCCCGTGAGCAAGTGGCTGCGCACCTCAGACGCCGCCGACGACCCCAAGGAGAAAGTGGCCTACACCTACCATCCCCCCAACTGCGGCGGACGCTGCTCGTTCAAGTGCACCGTGAAAGACGGCAAACTGGTCAAGCTAGAGGCCAACGAATGGCCGGACAAACGCCACTCCCTCATCTGCCTGCGCGGCCTGTCGGAGCTTGAGCGGGTCTACAGCCCCGACCGCATCAAGAAACCCTTGAAACGCGTCGGCGAGCGCGGCGAAGGCAAATTCGTCGAAATTTCCTGGGACGAGGCTCTGACCACCGTCGCCAACAAGCTCAAGGAACTCAAAGACAAACACGGCGGCAAATCCATCTATCTCAAGGCCTCTTCCGGCGTTGAGCACCCGATGTTCTCGCTGGCGACGAAGCTCGGCGCCCAGTTCACCAATCACGCCGGCATCGACATCGGCATTTCCGGCGGGCTCAACCAGGTCACCGGCGCCGGCTTGTTCGGCCCCATGAACAACGAAGTCACCGACTGGGTCAACTCCAAGACCATCCTGCTTATCGGCAACAACTTCCTGGAAACCTCGATGACCGACGCCCAATTCTTCTATGACGCCAAGGAAGCCGGCTGCAAGATTATCTCCATCGACCCGTCCTATTCCACAACCACCACCCGCTGCGATCAGTGGATCAGCCTGCGTCCCGGCACCGATACCGCCCTTATTATGGCACTTATCAATCAGGTATTCGTCAATAAATGGTACAACGAGGAATATCTCCGCAAGAACAGCACCGCCCCCTTCCTCATCCGGGAAGATGACAAAAAGCTGTTCAAAATCGGCGACAAGTTCCAGGTGTGGGACAAGAATTCCGGCTCCTTCCAGCCTTACGACGCTCCCGGCATCCAGCCCGAACTCGAAGGCGATTTCGCCGCCGACGGCGTCAAACTGCAGACCGTCTTCGCCGCCCTCAAAGAACACACCAAAAACAACACGCCGGCGTGGGCCGCCAAAATCACCGAAGTGCCCGAACAGGTCATCAAAGACCTGGCCAAACAGTACGCCACCGGCGGGCCGGCCGTCGTCGCCTGGGGCTGGGGCGGTCCCGACAAATGGTACCACGCCGACAGCCTCGGCCGGGCAGCCGGCATCCTCGCCGCGCTCACCGGCAACATCGGCCGCATCGGCGGCGGCGTCGGCGCAGCCAACCATCACCTTCCCGGCTATTTCGCGCCGTTCAGGGGCTGGCCCCTTCCCAAGGACAAGGGCTTCGCCCCCGCCAAGCCCGAAATGCCGGCCACCGATTTCCCCCAGAAGCCCAACTCCGTGCGGGCGGTCATAATCCAGGGCAACACCCTCAACCAGTGGCTGGGCAACGCCCATCAGACAGCCGCCTGGCTCAAAAAGCTCGACCTCGTCGTCGTCGTCGACATCTTCCACAACGACACCGTCAACTACGCCGACATCGTCCTGCCCACCTGCACCAACTTCGAGATGGAGTACGACTCGTACAACCTCCAGGTCCGCCGCAACCACATCATGATGATGCAGAAGGTCATCGACCCGCTGTTCGAGAGCAAAACCGACTTCCGCATCGAGCTGGAGCTGGCCGCCAAGCTTGGCCTGGACCAGTATCTGCCCAAGACCCCCGAAGACCTCAACCGCGCGCGGCTTAAGGACCCGGCCCCGCCCCTCAAAGGCATAACCGTCGAGACCCTCAAAGCCAACCGTTACATCCAGCGCCTCAACGCGCCGATGGAGCCCTTCCGCAGCAACATGAACCAGGTATACGCCACCCCCACCAAAAAAATCGAGCTTTACTCGCAAATGCTGCTGCCCTTCAACGCCGGCTTCCCCTCCTACGAGGAGCCGCAGGAAGCCTCGCCGCACAACCCGCTCTTCAAAAAATACCCGCTCCAGTTCAGCCAGGCCCACACCCGCTACCGGGCCCACTCCTCCTTCGCCAACGCCCGCTGGATAACCCAGATCATCAAAGAACCGAAGGTGGAGATGAACCCGCGCGACGCCAAACCCCGCGGCCTGAATAACGGCGACCTCGTCGAGGTCTTCAACGACCGCGGCAAGTTCCAGGCCCGCTACCAGGCCACCCCGGATATGCGCCCCGGCTCCATCAGAGTGAGCGAGGGCTGGTGGTCGAAATACTTTGCGGCCGGCAACCTCCAAAACGTCACCAACAACGCCAACAACCCGCGCGGTTATCCGCTTATCCACGGGCCGGTCATCCCCTTCAACGACACCCTGGTCGAAGTCAAAAAGGCAGGGGGTGCTAAATAA
- a CDS encoding phosphate ABC transporter substrate-binding protein produces MKKVSKIMAAILVLSLSLGLLAGCGQSKSEQPKQAAAEIQGTVSASGSTALLPLLKPAQEEFQKLHAKVTVNIAGGGSFTGQNQVAAGSVNIGNSDVGLQDSLKSAGLVEHKLVGIPFVFIVNPGVTVDSLTPEQYVAIFSGKTTNWKDVGGKDQAITIIHRAKSSGSRATIQEVVMKSASFTDNAVIQDSNGAVRAAIASTPGAIGYVDAAYVDQSVKGLAYNGVKFSLENVTGGKYPVYTFGRMYTKGQPTGAVKAFIDYATSKDFQEKYAEKQGFVPVTKMPK; encoded by the coding sequence ATGAAAAAAGTTTCCAAGATTATGGCAGCTATTCTCGTACTTAGCCTCAGCCTCGGCCTGCTGGCCGGCTGCGGGCAAAGCAAGTCCGAGCAGCCCAAACAGGCGGCGGCCGAAATCCAGGGCACCGTGAGCGCCTCCGGCTCCACGGCGCTGCTGCCGCTCCTCAAACCCGCCCAGGAAGAATTCCAGAAGCTCCACGCCAAAGTCACCGTCAATATCGCCGGCGGCGGCTCGTTCACCGGCCAGAACCAGGTGGCCGCCGGGTCGGTCAACATCGGCAACTCCGACGTCGGCCTGCAGGACAGCCTCAAGAGCGCCGGCCTCGTCGAACACAAACTCGTCGGCATCCCCTTCGTATTCATCGTCAACCCCGGCGTCACCGTCGACAGCCTCACCCCCGAACAGTACGTAGCCATCTTCAGCGGCAAAACCACCAACTGGAAGGACGTCGGCGGCAAAGACCAGGCCATCACCATCATCCACCGCGCCAAATCCTCCGGCTCCCGCGCCACCATCCAGGAAGTCGTCATGAAGAGCGCGTCCTTCACCGACAACGCCGTCATCCAGGACTCCAACGGGGCCGTGCGGGCCGCCATCGCCTCCACCCCCGGCGCCATCGGCTATGTTGACGCCGCCTATGTCGACCAGTCGGTAAAAGGTCTGGCCTATAACGGCGTCAAATTCTCGCTCGAAAACGTCACCGGCGGCAAATACCCTGTCTACACATTCGGCCGCATGTACACCAAAGGCCAGCCCACCGGCGCCGTGAAAGCCTTCATCGACTACGCCACCAGCAAGGACTTCCAGGAAAAATACGCCGAGAAGCAAGGCTTCGTACCCGTCACGAAAATGCCCAAGTAA
- the pstA gene encoding phosphate ABC transporter permease PstA, whose amino-acid sequence MRPRMIDRAANCGLWLAGLIILGILAAFLTYILYKGLPVLTGDFVTGMSTDTRAGGGVGPQLFNSFYILFLSMAFSIPVAVGAGVYLAEYAGQGALTDLIRLSTESLATVPSIVLGLFGMIIFVNTLGLGFSIIGGALTLSLLNIPVLVRVTEEAIKTVPLQYREASLALGATKWQTIWRVVLPTALPGMITGLTLTAGRALGESAILIFTAGTTVSRQLPDPSLLAAGETLAVHMWYVMAVGLVPDRIEIANGTGALLVITILIFNLVFTIPARMLQRRLSGTNS is encoded by the coding sequence ATCCGCCCCCGGATGATCGACCGGGCCGCCAACTGCGGCCTGTGGCTGGCCGGCCTTATCATCCTCGGCATCCTGGCCGCTTTCCTCACCTACATCCTCTACAAAGGACTGCCGGTGCTGACCGGGGACTTCGTCACCGGCATGTCCACCGATACCCGTGCCGGCGGCGGCGTCGGCCCGCAGCTCTTCAACTCCTTCTATATCCTCTTCCTCTCGATGGCCTTCTCCATCCCGGTGGCGGTCGGAGCGGGCGTCTACCTCGCCGAGTACGCCGGCCAGGGCGCTCTCACCGACCTCATCCGCCTCAGCACCGAAAGCCTGGCGACCGTACCCTCCATCGTGCTTGGCCTGTTCGGCATGATCATCTTCGTCAACACCCTCGGCCTCGGCTTCAGCATCATCGGCGGGGCGCTCACCCTTTCCCTGCTCAACATCCCGGTGCTCGTCAGGGTCACCGAAGAAGCGATCAAGACCGTTCCCCTCCAGTACCGCGAAGCCAGCCTCGCCCTGGGGGCGACCAAATGGCAGACCATCTGGCGGGTAGTGCTGCCCACCGCCCTGCCCGGCATGATCACCGGCCTGACCCTCACCGCCGGCCGGGCCCTGGGCGAATCGGCCATCCTCATCTTCACCGCCGGCACGACCGTATCGCGCCAGCTGCCCGACCCCAGCCTCCTTGCCGCCGGCGAAACGCTCGCCGTCCACATGTGGTACGTAATGGCCGTCGGCCTCGTGCCCGACCGGATCGAAATCGCCAACGGCACCGGCGCCCTGCTGGTCATCACCATCCTGATCTTCAACCTCGTCTTCACCATCCCCGCCAGGATGCTGCAGCGCAGACTAAGCGGAACAAATAGCTAA
- the pstC gene encoding phosphate ABC transporter permease subunit PstC, which yields MASSLVNTGNHNLKLAYDRYMRYLFIASALLLTVIIAAIIVFVGQQGLMTFKEVSPADFFLAGKWDPTEGKFGALSFILGSVYVTVLAVLLGAPLGLAGAIFMAKIAPPRLRDIMRPATDLYVAIPSVVYGFIGLTILVPYIRVQFGVNTGFGLLAAAAILAVMILPTIISISEDAIRSVPRALEEGSLALGATRWQTITGVILPAALPGILTSIILAMARAVGETMAVQMVIGNTPQIARSLFMPTSTLTSEIVVEMGNTPFGSAWGNSLFLMALVLLLLSMAMILIIRRVAAGRTV from the coding sequence ATGGCATCATCACTGGTCAACACCGGCAACCACAACCTCAAACTGGCCTACGACCGCTATATGCGCTACCTCTTCATCGCCAGCGCCCTGCTGCTCACCGTCATCATCGCCGCCATCATCGTCTTCGTCGGCCAGCAGGGGCTGATGACCTTCAAAGAAGTCAGCCCGGCCGATTTCTTCCTTGCCGGCAAATGGGACCCCACCGAGGGCAAATTCGGCGCCCTGAGCTTCATCCTCGGCTCGGTATACGTCACCGTCCTCGCCGTGCTGCTCGGCGCGCCCCTTGGCCTGGCAGGCGCCATCTTCATGGCCAAAATCGCCCCGCCGCGCCTGCGGGACATCATGCGCCCGGCCACCGACCTGTACGTCGCCATCCCCTCTGTCGTCTACGGCTTCATCGGCCTCACCATCCTCGTCCCCTACATCCGCGTCCAGTTCGGCGTCAACACCGGCTTCGGCCTCCTCGCCGCGGCCGCCATCCTCGCCGTCATGATCCTGCCGACCATCATCAGCATCTCCGAAGACGCCATCCGCTCCGTCCCCCGCGCCCTCGAAGAAGGCTCGCTCGCCCTCGGGGCCACCCGCTGGCAGACGATCACCGGCGTCATCCTGCCGGCCGCCCTGCCCGGCATCCTCACCTCCATCATCCTCGCCATGGCGAGGGCGGTCGGCGAAACGATGGCCGTCCAGATGGTCATCGGCAACACCCCGCAGATCGCCCGCTCGCTCTTCATGCCCACCTCCACCCTCACCAGCGAAATCGTCGTCGAAATGGGCAACACTCCCTTCGGCTCGGCCTGGGGCAACTCCCTCTTCCTCATGGCCCTGGTGCTGCTGCTGTTATCGATGGCGATGATCCTGATTATCCGGCGGGTGGCCGCAGGAAGGACGGTTTGA
- a CDS encoding LuxR C-terminal-related transcriptional regulator, with protein sequence MSRFNPTALYMRQPLRQALSRIWEYPLTVVEAPMGYGKTTAVKESLKNSDAKILWQTVVDDSVSGFWRGFCRMLKKIDAGCADRLAELGIPNNSIFMDAALEIIEDVAFPERTVIVFDDYHLLTSKNVEQFLELMVKTAPPTLHIIIVSRATFGENTTELALKGYCYFIDKSKFELDRGEIIAYYKQCGIRLRPHEAAELYSYTEGWISALYLSMLNFARDGLLERQINLTELIEKAVYRQYPAEVKEFLLTVCVFDSFTLAQAKAMWPEDNVEAMLSYLMSHNAFIKYDNYNKTYRMHNIFTDYLREMLERQGQDRRRAVLSAAGKWYAGSGDHIRALDAYYQAGDFDGLLAALELAKGHTINTEHKEKIIRYFRECPAAVKKARPWAWLVYAVYLFVFNEKKLFAEQCAEIRVYIEQFESDENTKAQLAGELELLCSFAKYNSIAGMSEHLQKAALLLRGPSRFIDKKALWTFGSPSVLYMFYRESGQLAQEVAEFTAVMPLYCHLTGGHGAGAELVMQAERHYYTGDFENAEIMANKAMYVAQSQGQMAIVICILFLLVKLDILKGNLASVKTVLQQAREDIKRQKRYHNIHMLELCEGSFYACLDQVEKIPAWIAKGDMKDSSLYFPAYAAFNIVYGKSLLISGQYLKLLGLAGRFLDVAYAFPNLLGQVYTHIYVAAAHHRLQHRPEAHAALRQAAEIAAADGLIMPFVENGEHIGAILGELGKDDRYAGFVARVKKTYAAYAKKLAAMRAAEKTGNGPANLTAREREIAGLVAAGLSNRNIAKKLVIEEATVKKALQNIYAKLGIGSRTMLARLMPQREMG encoded by the coding sequence GTGTCCCGTTTCAACCCGACTGCCCTGTACATGCGCCAGCCTCTCAGACAGGCCCTGAGCAGAATCTGGGAATACCCGCTGACCGTTGTGGAAGCGCCGATGGGCTACGGTAAAACCACGGCCGTCAAAGAGTCATTAAAAAATAGCGATGCCAAGATATTGTGGCAGACAGTGGTCGACGACTCGGTGAGCGGGTTTTGGCGCGGGTTCTGCCGCATGCTGAAAAAGATCGACGCCGGCTGTGCCGATAGATTAGCCGAACTGGGCATCCCCAACAACAGCATCTTTATGGATGCGGCGCTGGAAATCATCGAAGACGTCGCGTTCCCGGAGAGGACGGTCATCGTATTCGACGATTACCACCTGCTGACATCGAAGAACGTCGAACAGTTTCTCGAACTTATGGTAAAAACGGCGCCGCCCACCCTGCATATCATCATCGTATCCAGGGCGACATTCGGCGAAAATACCACCGAACTTGCGCTGAAAGGGTACTGTTATTTTATCGACAAAAGCAAATTCGAGCTGGATCGGGGCGAAATCATCGCCTATTACAAGCAGTGCGGGATAAGGCTGAGACCTCATGAAGCCGCTGAACTTTATTCCTACACCGAAGGCTGGATCAGCGCCCTCTACCTCAGCATGCTGAACTTTGCAAGGGATGGGCTGCTTGAGCGGCAGATCAATCTGACCGAACTCATCGAGAAGGCCGTTTACCGGCAGTATCCGGCGGAAGTGAAAGAATTTCTCTTAACCGTCTGCGTTTTCGACAGCTTCACCTTGGCGCAGGCGAAAGCGATGTGGCCTGAGGATAACGTCGAAGCGATGCTGAGTTATCTCATGAGTCACAACGCCTTCATCAAATACGACAATTATAACAAAACCTATCGGATGCACAACATTTTCACCGACTACCTGCGGGAGATGCTGGAGAGGCAGGGGCAGGACCGCCGGCGGGCCGTCCTGAGCGCGGCGGGGAAATGGTATGCGGGCAGCGGCGACCATATCCGCGCCTTGGACGCCTATTATCAGGCCGGCGATTTCGACGGCTTATTGGCGGCGCTCGAACTTGCTAAAGGGCACACCATAAACACCGAGCACAAAGAAAAAATAATACGTTATTTCCGCGAGTGCCCGGCAGCCGTTAAAAAAGCGCGTCCTTGGGCCTGGCTGGTCTATGCCGTTTATCTCTTCGTGTTCAATGAGAAAAAGCTTTTTGCCGAACAGTGCGCGGAAATCCGCGTCTATATCGAACAATTCGAAAGCGACGAAAACACTAAGGCCCAACTGGCGGGAGAACTCGAATTACTGTGCAGTTTCGCCAAATATAACAGCATCGCGGGGATGTCCGAGCATCTCCAAAAAGCCGCCTTGCTGCTGAGGGGACCGTCAAGATTCATCGACAAAAAGGCCTTGTGGACCTTCGGCTCACCGTCCGTCCTTTATATGTTTTACCGCGAAAGCGGGCAGCTGGCGCAAGAAGTGGCGGAATTCACCGCCGTCATGCCTCTTTACTGCCACCTTACCGGCGGCCATGGTGCGGGAGCGGAGCTTGTCATGCAGGCCGAACGCCATTACTATACCGGCGACTTTGAAAATGCGGAAATCATGGCGAATAAAGCCATGTACGTCGCGCAGTCCCAGGGGCAAATGGCGATAGTGATCTGTATTTTATTTCTCCTTGTGAAGCTCGATATACTGAAAGGAAACCTAGCGTCGGTTAAAACCGTTCTCCAGCAAGCGCGGGAAGATATCAAACGGCAGAAACGGTATCATAATATTCACATGCTGGAGTTGTGCGAAGGCTCCTTTTACGCCTGCCTCGACCAAGTGGAGAAAATCCCCGCCTGGATCGCGAAAGGCGATATGAAAGATAGCTCGCTCTACTTTCCCGCCTACGCCGCTTTCAACATCGTCTACGGCAAGTCGCTGCTGATAAGCGGGCAATACCTCAAGCTCCTCGGACTGGCCGGGCGGTTCCTCGATGTCGCCTACGCATTTCCCAATCTGCTCGGCCAGGTATATACACACATCTACGTGGCGGCGGCCCATCACCGGCTGCAGCATCGCCCCGAAGCGCACGCGGCCCTCAGGCAGGCTGCCGAAATCGCCGCCGCCGACGGGCTCATCATGCCCTTCGTCGAAAATGGCGAACACATCGGCGCCATTCTCGGCGAGCTGGGCAAAGACGACCGGTATGCCGGTTTCGTCGCCAGAGTTAAGAAAACCTACGCCGCCTACGCCAAAAAACTGGCCGCCATGCGGGCGGCGGAGAAAACGGGAAATGGCCCGGCTAACCTCACCGCCCGCGAGCGGGAAATCGCCGGGCTGGTCGCCGCCGGCCTGTCCAACCGGAATATCGCCAAGAAACTTGTCATCGAAGAAGCCACCGTCAAAAAGGCGCTGCAAAACATCTACGCCAAGCTCGGCATCGGCAGCAGGACAATGCTGGCGCGGCTGATGCCGCAACGGGAAATGGGATAA
- a CDS encoding 4Fe-4S dicluster domain-containing protein: protein MAKKLGMTIDLKRCMGCHTCALGCKMQNNVPMGMLWNRILTDGGEDVDTARGEFPHLHKSWMPLACLHCENAPCVKVCPVGATYRDEDGRVLINYDRCIGCRYCMAACPYNVRVFNWQNPVREPGHSYGEAPARPKGVMEKCTLCVERTSKGQEPRCVEVCPAKARKFGDLNDPNSDVSQAIRERGGQQLLAEKGTKPQIYYLR from the coding sequence ATGGCCAAAAAGCTAGGCATGACAATTGACCTCAAACGCTGCATGGGCTGCCACACCTGCGCGCTCGGCTGTAAAATGCAGAACAATGTGCCGATGGGCATGCTGTGGAACCGCATCCTCACCGACGGCGGCGAAGACGTCGACACCGCCCGCGGCGAATTCCCCCACCTGCACAAAAGCTGGATGCCGCTCGCCTGCCTCCACTGCGAAAACGCCCCCTGCGTCAAAGTCTGTCCGGTGGGCGCCACCTACCGGGACGAGGACGGCCGGGTGCTGATCAACTACGACCGCTGCATCGGCTGCCGCTACTGCATGGCCGCCTGTCCTTACAACGTCCGCGTCTTCAACTGGCAGAACCCCGTCCGCGAACCCGGCCATTCCTACGGCGAAGCCCCGGCCCGCCCCAAAGGCGTCATGGAAAAATGCACGCTGTGCGTCGAGCGTACCTCCAAGGGCCAGGAACCGCGCTGCGTCGAAGTCTGCCCGGCCAAGGCGCGCAAGTTCGGCGACCTTAACGACCCGAACAGCGACGTTTCCCAAGCCATCCGCGAACGCGGCGGCCAGCAGCTGCTCGCCGAAAAAGGCACAAAACCGCAAATCTACTACTTGCGCTGA
- a CDS encoding Nramp family divalent metal transporter, with amino-acid sequence MRHEISLQARRILRYIGPGILVTVGFIDPGNWATNMAAGAGYGYVLLWMVSLATIMLIILQHNAAHLGIVTGLCLSEAASVHLRPWVSRTVLLSAVAAAVATAMAEILGGAIALNMLFGVPLKIAALLTALLCAWLLWSNSYRRLEKMIIGFVSLIGVSFLYELSLVQLDWPQAAAGWVSPAIPPGSLAVVMGVLGAVVMPHNLFLHSEVIQSRQWNLEDDATIKRQLKYEFLDTLLSMGIGWAINSAMILVAAAVFFANRVPVSELQQAQHMLQPLMGQGAALVFAVALLFSGIASTTTAGMAGGSIFAGMFREPYDIKDRHSWTGVALTYGLALAVLLFIDDAFRALIYSQVALSLQLPGTIFLQIYLTSSAAVMGKYANSRRQRAMLALIGVTVTALNLMLLWDILS; translated from the coding sequence ATGCGACACGAAATCAGCCTGCAGGCCCGGCGCATCCTGCGCTACATCGGCCCGGGGATCCTTGTTACCGTCGGCTTTATCGACCCCGGCAACTGGGCGACAAACATGGCCGCCGGCGCGGGGTACGGGTATGTGCTGCTGTGGATGGTCAGCCTCGCAACCATAATGCTGATAATCCTTCAGCACAACGCCGCCCATCTGGGCATCGTCACCGGCCTGTGCCTGTCCGAGGCCGCGAGCGTCCACCTGCGGCCGTGGGTCTCCCGCACCGTCCTGCTGTCTGCCGTGGCTGCCGCGGTCGCCACCGCCATGGCCGAAATCCTCGGCGGGGCCATCGCGCTCAACATGCTGTTTGGCGTTCCCCTGAAGATCGCGGCGCTGCTGACGGCGCTGCTGTGCGCCTGGCTGCTGTGGTCCAACTCTTACCGCAGGCTCGAAAAAATGATCATCGGCTTCGTCTCGCTTATCGGCGTATCCTTCCTGTACGAGCTCAGCCTCGTGCAGCTCGACTGGCCGCAGGCGGCCGCGGGCTGGGTATCGCCGGCCATCCCCCCCGGCTCGCTCGCTGTCGTCATGGGCGTGCTGGGGGCGGTGGTCATGCCCCACAACCTCTTCCTCCATTCCGAGGTAATCCAGAGCCGCCAATGGAACCTTGAGGATGACGCGACCATCAAGCGGCAGCTGAAATACGAATTCCTCGACACCCTGCTCTCCATGGGGATCGGCTGGGCGATCAACAGCGCCATGATCCTCGTCGCCGCCGCCGTGTTTTTTGCCAACCGCGTGCCGGTCAGCGAACTCCAGCAGGCCCAGCACATGCTCCAGCCGTTGATGGGGCAGGGGGCGGCGCTCGTTTTCGCCGTCGCGTTGCTGTTCTCCGGGATCGCCTCCACGACCACCGCCGGCATGGCCGGCGGCAGCATCTTCGCCGGCATGTTCCGGGAACCTTACGACATCAAGGACCGGCACTCCTGGACCGGGGTCGCGCTTACCTACGGCCTGGCCCTCGCCGTCCTGCTGTTCATCGACGACGCCTTCCGGGCGCTCATCTACTCGCAGGTCGCCCTCAGCCTCCAACTGCCCGGGACGATATTCCTGCAGATATACCTCACCTCCTCCGCCGCGGTCATGGGCAAATACGCCAATTCCCGCCGCCAGAGGGCCATGCTGGCGCTGATCGGCGTCACCGTCACGGCGCTCAATCTCATGCTGCTCTGGGATATCCTGTCCTGA